The proteins below come from a single Mercenaria mercenaria strain notata chromosome 3, MADL_Memer_1, whole genome shotgun sequence genomic window:
- the LOC128555744 gene encoding uncharacterized protein LOC128555744, producing MKTTDTASLSLFLHAQLDHVGFSKERFQQRIEMYDKRSTALSAATRKILDADHIEKVIVGSRREGLALGNSDTDIMQINHGIVCKEYTDNAIAEKRVVFNLEYQNTPPGYAFLRIKPDHEYNPVYYTSIEYGLVYSRRYLSSDKFVRKNEDIYFQKMGYVASNTQYTERKGPSIPKEVFGSFEIDFVRAFPAHCSKHLDEWLNRDREFEWPSKEVQCTVAVLPAYVVPVGQINSEDRDLQWRISFTPAEIHLVHSLNETQIKLLVLLRLIAKHILAPICPAITSYLMKNVAFWLSEQHPALECREECLFDRLLDALLFLQRGIKRKHLPNYMIPDRNLLAGKMIESSVSHDLVQTISYVTENMAGIVSVCIRKYYNKDAMQRRFPNLCSIANSLKTYEAMERLSIKKTHAVNHNDLVNITIGYFKASNVLMMLWYEICYIIIPYIKQYGWKSMLLDVYIEKCSCINTTDATDNVWNITKADSDEKNRVNTCCHERMEKGETSSTISKSSLQQNFNQNRKTHFYDKEKGKDSEVAASEEILETIPRPHSNEILTKRTNNENTTEIFLRDPNDLRINPKLRKFFPSTFPELCCGTVTKERTFFTSSFTKRKTHTITETVATEETPRSFKDALQAVKLCILSLSLKLGNILYILLILVQAFVMENAPFAFCLCILLFNCFVLEEFRYIGVKDFLEISAMILLIAHILSSEKIKALLAITREILNIILSVIYGFFVCMSWLVLILRTWSKKGLFTFSHFEDVGVYTCFTEANTYSRFCQRTFLNSSSCMYHFDTNTISCDDIQTCFTCK from the coding sequence ATGAAAACCACCGACACAGCGTCCCTGTCTCTATTCTTGCACGCACAACTGGACCATGTGGGATTTAGCAAAGAAAGATTTCAACAGCGGATTGAGATGTACGATAAGCGGTCAACTGCACTGTCGGCTGCCACTAGAAAAATTCTGGATGCTGATCATATAGAGAAAGTTATTGTTGGCAGCAGGCGTGAAGGACTGGCGCTTGGTAATTCTGATAcagatattatgcaaataaatCATGGAATTGTTTGCAAAGAATACACAGATAATGCTATTGCAGAGAAACGAGTGGTGTTTAATCTTGAATATCAAAATACACCACCCGGTTACGCATTTCTGCGCATAAAACCTGACCATGAGTATAATCCTGTATATTATACAAGTATTGAATATGGACTTGTTTATAGCAGACGTTATTTGTCCAGCGATAAGTTTGTAAGAAAGAATGaagacatttattttcaaaagatgGGATATGTAGCTTCTAATACACAGTATACGGAACGAAAAGGTCCTTCGATTCCAAAAGAGGTGTTTGGCTCTTTCGAAATAGATTTTGTCCGTGCATTTCCGGCACATTGTAGCAAACATCTAGATGAGTGGTTAAATAGGGACCGGGAGTTTGAGTGGCCATCAAAGGAAGTCCAGTGCACTGTAGCTGTATTACCTGCCTATGTAGTCCCGGTTGGTCAGATTAACAGTGAGGATAGAGATCTTCAATGGCGAATAAGTTTTACACCGGCAGAGATTCACCTTGTGCATTCACTAAATGAAACACAGATAAAACTCTTGGTACTGCTGAGATTGATCGCAAAACACATTTTGGCGCCTATCTGTCCAGCTATTACGTCATATTTAATGAAGAATGTGGCTTTTTGGTTGTCAGAGCAACATCCAGCCTTAGAATGTAGAGAAGAATGCCTGTTTGATAGATTGCTGGATGCATTATTATTCTTACAAAGAGGTATCAAGAGAAAACATTTACCAAATTATATGATACCAGATAGAAACTTACTTGCAGGAAAAATGATTGAAAGTTCAGTGAGTCATGACCTTGTTCAGACAATCAGTTATGTGACAGAAAATATGGCTGGTATTGTTTCAGTCTGCATCAGAAAATACTACAACAAAGACGCTATGCAAAGGAGATTTCCAAACCTATGTTCTATTGCGAATTCGCTAAAGACTTACGAAGCAATGGAACGACTGAGTATCAAGAAAACTCACGCAGTAAATCATAATGATTTGGTTAATATTACAATAGGGTATTTCAAAGCATCCAACGTGTTAATGATGCTTTGGTACGAGATATGTTACATCATTATACCTTATATAAAACAGTATGGTTGGAAGTCCATGTTGCTAGATGTCTATATTGAGAAGTGCAGTTGCATTAACACAACGGATGCTACTGACAACGTTTGGAACATAACAAAAGCTGATAGTGACGAAAAGAACCGAGTAAATACCTGTTGCCATGAACGGATGGAAAAGGGAGAAACATCTTCAACAATTTCAAAATCCAGTTtacaacaaaactttaaccaaaaccgCAAAACGCACTTTTATGACAAAGAGAAGGGAAAAGACAGTGAAGTTGCAGCATCTGAGGAAATATTAGAAACAATTCCGCGACCACATTCAaatgaaatattgacaaaaagaacaaacaatGAAAACACGACGGAGATATTTCTTAGAGATCCAAATGATTTAAGAATAAATCCTAAATTGAGGAAATTTTTTCCCTCAACGTTTCCTGAATTATGCTGCGGTACAGTTACAAAGGAACGCACTTTCTTCACAAGTtcttttacaaaaagaaaaactcATACAATCACAGAAACCGTGGCCACTGAAGAAACGCCAAGAAGCTTTAAAGACGCACTACAAGCAGTTAAGCTATGTATTCTATCACTATCTTTAAAGTTAGGAAACATTTTGTATATCCTGCTAATACTTGTTCAAGCATTCGTTATGGAAAATGCACCATTTGCTTTTTGTTTGTGTATCTtactttttaattgttttgttcTGGAGGAATTCAGATATATCGGTGTAAAGGACTTCCTTGAAATATCTGCGATGATCCTTTTGATAGCTCACATTCTTTCTAGCGAGAAAATAAAAGCATTACTAGCTATAACACGAGAGATATTGAATATAATTTTGTCCGTGATCTATGGATTTTTCGTGTGCATGTCTTGGTTGGTGCTGATTTTGAGGACTTGGTCAAAGAAGGGATTATTTACATTCTCTCACTTTGAAGACGTAGGAGTTTATACTTGTTTCACTGAAGCCAACACGTATTCACGCTTCTGTCAGAGGACATTCCTTAATAGTTCGTCTTGTATGTATCATTTTGACACCAATACCATTTCATGCGATGATATCCAAACTTGCTTTACCTGCAAGTGA
- the LOC128555946 gene encoding putative deoxyribonuclease TATDN2, whose translation MFYLLQSHPSVSKEQLIHLHCFTGSLDILQKWLEVFPNTYFGFTSMICKSSDYLDMLRKLESSRFLLETDAPYFSPPRCKKSNPYMIGWVASRVAEARGQSCGDLLKLASDNAKRLYIEKLPPVSMYGDESG comes from the coding sequence ATGTTTTACTTGTTACAGAGTCATCCCTCAGTCAGTAAGGAGCAGCTGATTCACCTTCACTGCTTTACAGGGTCTTTGGACATATTACAGAAATGGTTAGAAGTGTTCCCTAACACTTACTTTGGATTCACAAGTATGATCTGTAAGTCCAGTGACTACCTAGACATGCTCCGGAAACTAGAGTCTTCCCGTTTTCTCCTTGAAACGGATGCTCCTTATTTCAGCCCGCCACGCTGTAAAAAGTCCAATCCCTATATGATTGGATGGGTTGCATCCAGGGTAGCTGAGGCCAGAGGCCAATCTTGTGGTGACCTCCTCAAGTTGGCAAGTGATAACGCAAAAAGACTGTACATTGAGAAGCTCCCTCCAGTCTCAATGTACGGTGATGAGTCCGGTTAA